The Brassica oleracea var. oleracea cultivar TO1000 chromosome C6, BOL, whole genome shotgun sequence genomic interval TATATAAAACACATAAGATTTTCTTCTTCAGTCGCGACGTCGTTTCAGTTTTTTAATCATCTATTTGGTTCACCTTTCAAATGGGTCGGTTCGAAGATTTAAAGGCCTCACTTATTTATAACAATTAGCCCGGGAAAGCCCATAAGAATCACACAAATGTATTATATAAAATATAAATGTTTCCGGCAAAACGATTGGTTTTATTGGAGTTATTAAAGCTCATCATGTGTTTTCTTATTGTTTTGACTTTTCTTAGCTTTGGACGTATAAAAAAGTATAACCTCTTTAAATTAATATTCTATAAATTAATATATACTAAAATTTCTATAAAATAATATAATTTTATAGTTTCAAATTGAGTTTTTGGTTCAATTAATATATCGATAAATTAATATCTCTATAAATTAATAAAAAAAATTATAGTTTTGATGTATTTCAAACATTATTAATTTATAAAAGTTTTACTCTACAATACATGGAAGATAAAATTAAAATATTCGCTTAGTATAAATGATGTTTAAATATAATCCTCAATAAATGGAGGAGAGACAACAAAAATAAATAGATATGCTAAATTAAACAGAACTCGCTTGATCAACGCTGACCAAGTCGAAGACGGGACAGGCATCAGTCTGCAATAGACTATTGTGTATTCTTCGGAATACATTTTAATATAAGACTAATTCTGAAAATAAAAAACGAATGATTAAGATATTAATTAAGCCAATTCCCAGCTTCTTGTTATGTTCTTTCGGCACACTTTTTGTATAAATCACTCTCCCCCATTTGCTAAAATAGGAAACACAATATTCTTGTCGGCTTTCAAATGTTTATTATATTATCCAGTTGATTTAATAATTATAAAAAAATATTTGACTGAGTTTTACTTTCTCAATTCTTTAAGAACAAAACTTATAGGGTGAAACTTTAATTTCACTCCACCCTTTAGGACCAATCAAAGTGACAAATAGATTATTAATTAAAAAATATTAAATTAAATAAAAAATAGCTACAAAAAATAAAAACGCTAATTTTAACGACGTTCACGCTTTCAGCGAAACCCTAAACCCTAAATCTTAAATTCTAAACCCTATACCCTAAATTCTAAACTCAAATTCAAACCCCTAAACCCTAATCCTAGACCCTAAACCCAAATTATATACCTTAAACCAAAAAAAATAGACTATAAACCTAAATCCTATACCCTAAACCCAAGTTTTAGACCCTAAACCCAAACTGTAAACCTTAACCCAAACCCTATAGCATCTAAGTTTGGAGTTTGGGTTTAGGGTTTACCGTTTGGGTTTTAGGTCTAGGATTTGGGTTTAGGGTATAGGTTTTGGGTTTAGGATTTACGGTTTGGGTTTAGGATTTACCGTTTGGACTTATGGTTAAGGTTTTGGGTTTAGGGTATATAATTTGGGTTTAAGATTTACGGTTTGGGTTTAGGGTCTACGACTTGGGTTTAGGGTATAGAGTTTAGGTTTATAGTCTAGTTTTTGGGTTTAGGGTATATAATTTGGGTTTAAGATTTACGGTTTGGGTTTAGGGTCTACGACTTGGGTTTAGGGTATAGAGTTTAGGTTTATAGTCTAGTTTTTGGGTTTAGGGTATATAATTTGGGTTTAAGATTTACGGTTTGGGTTTAGGGTCTACGACTTGGGTTTAGGGTATAGAGTTTAGGTTTATAGTCTAGTTTTTGGGTTTAGGGTATATAATTTGGGTTTAAGGTCTAGGATTAGGGTTTAGGGTATAGGTTTGGGGTTAGGGGTTTGGATTTGGATTTGAGTTTATAATTTAGGGTATATGGTTTAGAACTTAAGATTTAGGGTTTAGGGTTTAGTTGGAAGCGTTGACGTCGTTAAAATTAGCGTTTTTATTTTTTGTAGCTATTTTTTATTTAATTTAATATTTTTTAATTAATAATCTATATGTCAATTTGATTGATCCTAAAAGGTGGGGTGAATTTAGAGGGTGAACCTAAGTTTTGTCCATTCTTTAATTATAGTAGTAGACAAACACACAATATGAGAGTGAAACTAAGTTTTGTCCATTCTTTAATTATAGTAGTAGACAAACACACAATATGAGAGTGAAACTAAGTTTTGTCCATTCTTTAATTATAGTAGTAGACAAACACACAATATGAAAGCAAACGATCAATACAAACATAATCAATAATCAGAAGAGTCACATAGTCTTCTGAATCCTTACAATTTAACACGATAAACTTCATTAGATCTTCAAATTTTTCATTAGCCTGTCAAAAAAAACAATACACTATCAACCAGAGCATGTGTAATTAAATTATCGGTTCATGCATGTTGATCAGATTCCAATCACATATTTAATTAGCAACTTGAAGATATCGTTAATTAAAGGTTTCCCAAACTCGAGTTTTGCTTCATTAACTGCTTGTAATATAAATAAACACTATGTCGAGCACCGACCATGGACAGAAGTAGAAATAACCAAAATATCTATTTATGTACATCTTATCATCATATAGTGTTATGAGCTTCAAAAATATTAAAGATAATTTGCATGTGATCATGCAAGTACAAGAAGAGATTAAATTTCATGTGAACATATCCCTCTTGTGTTTCAATCGGTGTGTTCCTTATAATTATAGAACTTCTTTTTTAATATATGTATAGAACTTGATTGTATTAGGTGCAATAAAATTTGATTTAAATTTAAACATAAACCATCTCATTTAAGTTTTCTTATGAAACTAGTTTTTTATTTATTTATAAACTATAAGCGCAACTAATTTTCTTTTATTCCGTTTTTTTGTCAACTTTTTTTTTCTTTTGTTCCGTTTATGTTTACAATATTGAAAAAAGTAATGTTTGGTAAAAAGAGAAGAAGAAACTATTGTGTTGTGTTTTGAAGATCTAACTAAACACATTACTGAACATGTAAAGGCAAATCCAAAACGAAGCATTTAATCAATATTCCAAAGTTACATGAATAATTTTTCTGGACAAACGAGACATATATAGGCTTGTTAAAGTGAAAAAACAAAATATAAGTAGCTAGTTAATTATATACCTCGTGTTGAAGTCATTGATGCCTCTGGAGTTAGATTCGAATGTCTTGTAGTTGGGCAAAGGGACACGACCGGTTTCGATGTTGATGAGATCTTCGACGAGGATGTCATAGTGACGCTTCACTTCCTCTGCAGATTTCCCTCCGACAGCTTTTGCTACATTGTGCCATCGGTCGGGTGTGTCCTTGTCGTAAACTGCCAAGGCTCTCTCGAACATCTTGTTCTGCTTAAACGTCCATGACGAGCTTCTAGAGTTTGACGCCATTAATGTTACTTGAGGAGAGGGTGAGAATGAAATAGCAATATAGAGGGTTCCTTATAAGGAGGAGAAAAAGAGAATTCTTAGATTCTGCAAGTTGGAGAGTTTTTTTTAAATTTTATTTTATTTAATTATTATTTTCATGTTATACTATCCAAATTTAAATAAATGACATTTTGTGACACATTAACGTTCATATATATTGTTAGATAAAGCCAACACTGGTGTAGTATTTTCTGATACTTTTTTAATTTGAAAAGTGGAAACAATGTATCGATATCTCAAGTTTTTAAAGAATGTATTGAATTTTATGTTCTTTTTGTGAAAGAATGATATAGGAAAAAAGTGAGAGCTATGTAATATATAGTCCTATATACTCGTATGTTCGCGTCTAAAGATGCATTTAACCGTGGAAGCACCGTAGTCTAAGGTTTAAAAGTTTCTACACCCGGGTTCAAATCTCAGGTTATGCAATTTTTTGCAAATCGCGCATTATAAGAGGTCCATGTTTCAATTTCCGGAGAAAGCGATTTATTAAACAATTATGCAGACTATGAAAAAAGGCTTACAAGAGATCTTCAACATGGTGCAAATAAATCCGGTCACGCGTAGGTCTTCGTAAGACGGCTCAGGTGATGCAGTTAGGCGTAGATCCTCATAAGACATATAATATTGTCGGTTGTCGAATCATCTATTTAATCTTTTTCATAATTATAATACCATAATAAATCAGCATTGTATGCATTTAACTAATAAGTGATAGTTTGTAAAATAAAAATTTAAGCAACTGAAAACTAGGATGATGTTATAAGCTTACACGTTAAAGCAAAATTATCGAACTGAACTATCATATCCGACAACCAGTTTATACGTAGGGTTGAAGTTGGTAAATTGAACAACTTGGCCTAATACTATGTGATTATTATAAACAAAAGATTATCGCGATGCTATATTAATATAAGTGCCACTACTTGTTTTCTTATATACATGTATTACGTATATATTATTTCACAGTTTTCGATATCATAATGTAAGCCATCTATATACTTTGCGTGATGATTGATAGGTTTAAGAATATATTAGTAGACAATCATAGTGGAAGTATAATACATCCATAGTATTATTGGAATGAAAAGGTTTTGAAATGGAGACGACTGGCCCATTATAAAAAAATGGTAATACTTATATTCCCCAAAGCTTAATCGTATGTTCAATAATGCTTATGACTAAATAATGATAAGCCATTTTTTGAGCATCGTTTCTGGCTAAGTTTACCATCGTATTTATCCAAAGCATCTATATTATTAAAAGAATACCCATTTGAAAATGTTTTTACTTCATTAATTAAACTCCCTATTTTTTTATTTGTCTTTTTCAATTACATTTATGAAATATCCTAAAACGAATAAAACTGTATAATTTATTACTTGTCTTTTCAGTTACATTAATGAAATCTATCTATATTATTAAAAGAGAAGTACCCCTTTGAAAATGTTCTTTCTTCATTAATTAAACTCCCTATTTTTTTGCTTGTCTTTTTCAGTTGCATTTATGAAATATCCTAAAACGAATAAAACTGTATAATTTATTACTTGTCTTTTCAGTTACATTAATGAAATCTATATTATTAAAAGAGAAGTCCCCATTTGAAAATGTTCTTATTTCATTAAGTAAACTCCCTATTTTTTTGCTTGTCTTTTTCAGTTGCATTTATGAAATATCCTAAAACGAATAAAACTGCTTAATTTATTACTTGTCTTTTCAGTTACATTAATGAAATATAATTAAATAAATTTATTACATTAATGAAATATGATTAAATGAATTTAAACTTCTTATTTTATTGTTTGTCTTTTTCAGTTACCTTAATGAAATATCCTTAAATAAATTTGGACATAATGTCATTTAATCAACAAAAAAAACTCATTAGTTATCTTTACGTGCATAATTTTAATAATGAAGATTTAAAAAATGTGCATCATTAAAATGTTACCTAAAACATACAATACTAATATATAACATGTATCAATAAAACTAGAATTTGACTCACACAATTGTACGGATATTATTTTCAGTTGATCAAATTAAAAAATATTTATTTATTCAAAAAATATTTAAGAATGTCTATGTTTTTAAAAATTATATGGTATTATTTGCTCATAACTCATTTGTCATTTGCTAAATTGTGAGAAATTAAATTTTAGCATAATATAACTCAGTTGTCATTTGCTAAATTTATTGTTTTTATTTATATTTTTTATTATTTAATTATAATATTTTCATTTTATATTTGAAAGAGAAATGAATTTTCTTTCAAACAAATNNNNNNNNNNNNNNNNNNNNNNNNNNNNNNNNNNNNNNNNNNNNNNNNNNNNNAATATGTAAAATTTAATATAGTTTTAAGGAAATTGTCAAAAAAAAAAAAAATACACATAAAAAAATCATGATTTTTGTTAACTGGGCGGATCATTATTTATATGATATCGCAAACGAAAGAAAATTTTATGTTTTTACAATTATTTAATTAAGTATGTATACTCATTTTTTTTATATTTTTATATGATATCACACATTCGTAACAAAATAGATAGTTTAAGATGGAAAAAAGAAAAATATTTACTTAATGAATATAATATGAATGAATTTTACAAATACATCATTTAATAAAATAAATAATTAAAAACTGAAAATTCATATCCGCGCTGGTACGCGGGTTAGGATCTAGTGTTAATTACAAGAAATCAAGATGTTTGATATGGTAGCTTAAAGTTCTCTATTCTTAGCATCAACTAATAATTAATAACTCCAAAAATGCTAAATTCGAACAAATAAAGGATTCTATATGTCATCATCATCTTCATCACCTTAACCAAAGTTGGTGGATATTTTTTTCCTACAAATCATATTCGTTACCAATTCGAAATGATCAAAGATAAAACATTATTCTCCGGGACCTTGAATCTCATGACTTTATGTGTGATGTAATTAATGGAAGAGAACCATTTGGATGCATGACAAGCAAATTTACAAGAACCACCGAAACTTTCATGCAAAAGAATAAGGACATAAGGGATATTATCGTTTCCTTTTGTGATAAAATTCCTATATCCAAATCTAATCTATTTTCTGTTATATATACTTCATGTCTAATGTCGACCAAATGACAAAATAAATTAATAATTTTCATGTCTAACAATAACGTTAAAGTTGTCCAATTTCATTGGTATCCCATTTTATTAATTAGAGTCAAATGTTTTTTTGGAAGAGAAATATTGGTTATTTTAGATTCGACTCACAGTACAAAAAAGTCAGATATACTCCACGGTAATTAGGGCTTAACACAGATAGGATGTCCAAAAATTTTAGAGATATTTGTGATTTGCTTCGTATATTACGGATACCAAATTTTTTGATTTGCTTTGCTCCGAATATCCGTAACATACGAAGATAAATTTTTAGAGGTATTTGCGATTTGCTTCGTATGTTACGGATATCAAATTTTTCGATTTGCTTTGCTCCAGATATTTGTAACATACTTACAGATGTATCTTTTCGTTTTAGTTAATACAAATAATCTAGAAAAAAATCGAGATAAATTTGTTTTTAAAAATATTTTTACATGATATATAATTAAAAATAAAAAATAAAAGAAGCAATGAATATGTTTGTAAATTTTAAAATTAGTTATAAAAAGACAAACTTAAGAAAAAGTTATAGATATCATAATTTTTTTCTCTTTTAATACTTTTATAAGTAATAATGTGAATAAAATTAATTAAATCATACGTTAAAATAACAATTACAGAAACTCATA includes:
- the LOC106299252 gene encoding protein RADIALIS-like 6 — translated: MASNSRSSSWTFKQNKMFERALAVYDKDTPDRWHNVAKAVGGKSAEEVKRHYDILVEDLINIETGRVPLPNYKTFESNSRGINDFNTRLMKNLKI